One window of Aliarcobacter lanthieri genomic DNA carries:
- a CDS encoding cache domain-containing protein, which translates to MNYSIENNLSKIIISTSIIIMSAMIFAISYFYVQNTYDDFEHDMDKFVKDYYDEEKKGLKKEVNTVIDILNYNIAKSNVNDEILKHDAIQLLNNINFETNKSNYFFVYEIDNMEGGDDFAKMVVNPNRPDLVGTKISTNYEDADGKKFRDEFMSNIRENGESYSIYSYKKPDITSLQYKLSYFKYFDRFNWVIALGVYTDDIESKIALKKVALENKIKKQINQNIVLFLMFLTVAIVVLFTISYKIDDILKKYEEKVRKYANDLETLNANLEKEIKTQIKESREKEQILIQKSKFIALGEMISNIAHQWRQPLSELSSIFMFIKFKYDLDALDKKTMQIKSNEATKVLEYMSQTIDDFRNFFLPKKDKEEFYLYKAINSVISIVASGLSNSNIVVEIDIKKDILLKTFLNEYQQVILNILKNAQDILIEKDIKNPIIKIYAKDNDHNTILFIEDNGGGILVEPKNKIFEPYFTTKDKSNGTGIGLYMSKIIVEKNMKGKLKVDNISFGARFSIYIPKEKSKS; encoded by the coding sequence TTGAACTATTCTATAGAAAATAATTTATCAAAAATAATTATTTCTACATCAATTATAATAATGTCAGCTATGATATTTGCAATTTCTTATTTCTATGTACAAAATACATATGATGATTTTGAACATGATATGGATAAGTTTGTAAAAGATTATTATGATGAAGAAAAAAAAGGATTAAAGAAAGAAGTAAATACAGTAATAGACATATTAAATTATAATATTGCAAAATCTAATGTAAATGATGAAATATTAAAACATGATGCTATACAACTTCTAAACAATATAAATTTTGAAACAAATAAAAGTAACTATTTTTTTGTATATGAAATAGATAATATGGAAGGAGGAGATGATTTTGCTAAAATGGTTGTAAATCCCAATAGACCAGATTTAGTAGGAACTAAAATATCAACAAATTACGAAGATGCTGACGGTAAAAAGTTTCGTGATGAATTTATGTCAAATATAAGAGAAAATGGTGAATCATATTCAATATATTCTTATAAAAAACCAGATATTACAAGTTTACAATATAAATTATCATATTTTAAATATTTTGATAGATTTAATTGGGTTATTGCTTTGGGTGTTTATACTGATGATATAGAGAGTAAAATAGCACTAAAAAAAGTTGCTTTAGAAAATAAAATCAAAAAACAAATAAACCAAAATATTGTTCTTTTTTTAATGTTTTTAACAGTTGCTATTGTAGTTTTATTTACTATTTCATATAAAATTGATGATATTTTAAAAAAATATGAAGAGAAAGTAAGAAAATATGCAAATGATTTGGAAACATTAAATGCAAATTTAGAAAAAGAAATTAAAACTCAAATAAAAGAGTCTAGGGAAAAAGAACAAATACTTATACAAAAATCAAAATTTATAGCCTTAGGAGAAATGATATCTAATATTGCTCATCAATGGAGACAACCACTTTCTGAATTGTCTTCTATTTTTATGTTTATAAAATTTAAATATGATTTAGATGCTTTAGATAAAAAAACTATGCAAATTAAGTCTAATGAAGCAACAAAAGTTTTAGAATATATGTCTCAAACTATTGATGATTTTAGGAACTTCTTTCTCCCAAAAAAAGACAAAGAAGAGTTTTACTTATACAAAGCAATAAATAGTGTTATTAGTATTGTCGCAAGTGGTTTAAGTAATAGTAATATAGTTGTAGAAATAGACATTAAAAAAGATATTTTATTAAAAACTTTTTTAAATGAATATCAACAAGTTATTTTAAATATTTTAAAAAATGCTCAAGATATTTTAATTGAAAAAGATATAAAAAATCCTATTATAAAAATATATGCAAAGGATAATGACCATAATACTATTTTATTTATTGAAGATAATGGTGGTGGAATTTTAGTAGAACCAAAGAATAAAATTTTTGAACCATATTTCACTACAAAAGATAAAAGTAATGGAACTGGTATTGGTCTTTATATGTCTAAAATTATTGTTGAGAAAAATATGAAAGGAAAATTAAAAGTTGATAATATAAGTTTTGGTGCAAGATTTTCTATTTATATTCCAAAAGAAAAAAGCAAGAGTTAA
- a CDS encoding type IV pili methyl-accepting chemotaxis transducer N-terminal domain-containing protein, which yields MKKNKISTNIKIIGILFAILMLSIVAITFYLNNKNEKDALIINIAGKQRMLTQNISKNIFYLSQFKNSSFDELNSSTAEFIYNLKTLREGNNLPKIKEAPTSEIANQLMKVEILWSSFYQTVLNFKELLHKEDSQNELQTILKSIHSSNTILLNEVDNLVSLYTVYSESKIATIRYLQYFFAILILILIIYSFIKLKSMEANAIKFLEESKKVMEQNFQAPLEPIKIEAEGEIVEATNTLNKFIKKINLVMDDSANAIIQSKNASLKLDELTNEFNDIIENLTNSSEISKHLNRSEDIVIQSQEDLMNSNKRLLELKNELDKILISFDKKD from the coding sequence ATGAAGAAAAATAAAATAAGTACAAATATAAAAATAATTGGGATTTTATTTGCTATTTTAATGTTGAGTATAGTAGCTATAACTTTTTATTTAAATAATAAAAATGAAAAAGATGCTCTAATAATTAATATTGCAGGTAAACAAAGAATGCTTACTCAAAATATATCAAAAAATATATTTTACCTATCACAATTTAAAAATTCATCTTTTGATGAATTAAATAGTTCTACAGCTGAGTTTATTTACAATCTAAAAACTTTAAGAGAAGGAAATAATCTTCCAAAAATAAAAGAAGCTCCAACATCTGAGATAGCAAATCAGCTTATGAAAGTTGAAATATTGTGGAGTAGTTTTTATCAAACTGTTCTTAATTTTAAAGAGTTATTACATAAAGAAGATTCTCAAAATGAACTTCAGACTATTTTAAAATCTATACATTCATCTAATACTATTTTATTAAATGAAGTTGATAATCTAGTATCTTTATATACAGTTTATAGTGAATCAAAAATTGCAACTATTAGATATCTACAATACTTTTTTGCAATTTTAATCTTAATCTTAATTATTTATAGTTTTATTAAACTAAAATCTATGGAAGCAAATGCTATAAAATTTTTAGAAGAATCAAAAAAAGTTATGGAACAAAACTTTCAAGCACCATTAGAACCTATAAAGATTGAAGCTGAAGGTGAGATAGTTGAAGCAACAAATACTTTAAATAAGTTTATTAAAAAAATAAATTTAGTTATGGATGACTCAGCAAATGCTATAATTCAATCTAAAAATGCTTCTTTAAAGCTTGATGAACTAACAAATGAATTTAATGATATTATAGAAAATCTTACAAATTCATCTGAAATTTCAAAACATTTAAATCGTAGTGAAGATATTGTAATTCAATCCCAAGAAGATTTAATGAACTCAAATAAAAGACTTCTTGAACTTAAAAATGAGTTAGATAAAATCCTTATATCATTTGATAAAAAAGATTGA
- a CDS encoding Crp/Fnr family transcriptional regulator, with protein MGLLQDIQMLDFFKNLNDDELELLSSFSSIKKYTKDSILYYESESQKNILFLINGLIKIYKFDKFDNEIFLYHIYENSMISEISSLIADEIYCFSNASFIEDSTILSINFEKLQEHFLSKNILIKELMESLLRKTHQLQCIVNRELVFDATAKVAFMLSNDLKMFNNLKRQDVSFMLHIQPETLSRVLKKLSRDEIIDVENNKVVIKNKELLSSIFRGIGI; from the coding sequence ATGGGTTTATTACAAGATATTCAAATGTTAGACTTTTTTAAGAACCTAAATGATGATGAGTTGGAACTTCTTAGCTCTTTTTCATCTATAAAAAAGTATACAAAAGACTCTATTTTATATTATGAAAGTGAATCACAAAAAAATATTTTATTTTTAATTAATGGATTAATAAAAATTTATAAATTTGATAAATTTGATAATGAAATATTTTTATATCATATTTATGAAAATTCAATGATTAGCGAAATAAGTTCACTTATTGCTGATGAAATTTACTGTTTCTCAAATGCTTCATTTATTGAAGATTCTACTATTTTATCTATAAATTTCGAAAAACTCCAAGAACATTTTTTATCAAAAAATATTTTAATAAAAGAGCTTATGGAAAGTCTTTTAAGAAAAACTCATCAACTTCAATGTATTGTAAACAGAGAATTAGTTTTTGATGCAACAGCAAAAGTTGCATTTATGCTATCAAATGATCTTAAAATGTTTAATAATTTAAAGAGACAAGATGTATCATTTATGTTACATATTCAACCTGAAACTCTATCAAGAGTTTTAAAAAAGTTATCAAGAGACGAAATTATAGATGTTGAAAACAATAAGGTAGTTATAAAAAATAAAGAGCTTTTAAGCTCTATTTTCAGAGGTATTGGTATATGA
- a CDS encoding response regulator transcription factor yields MKKNFLNKLNAFTVLYVEDEDGIRKNIEEILKHLFKEVYSASNVTDANSLYLQHKPDLIITDIRMGNETGIDFIKSIRQTDSKTRVIITSAFTDLDYLLKATELYLVKYIVKPITNDNLMEALEAFIKSYDENKIYVLDESWFFDSSKSLVSNGEFEAILTKKEVIFLKLLITKNRIITYEELENAISEDSVLTPNAMRLFIKNLRKKLPDNFLKNMQGVGYYCNNKSI; encoded by the coding sequence ATGAAAAAGAACTTCTTAAATAAGCTAAATGCTTTTACTGTTTTATACGTTGAAGATGAAGATGGAATAAGAAAAAATATAGAAGAGATATTAAAACATCTTTTTAAAGAAGTTTATAGTGCTTCAAATGTTACAGATGCTAACTCCTTATATTTACAGCATAAACCAGATTTAATAATAACAGATATAAGAATGGGCAATGAAACAGGTATCGATTTTATAAAAAGTATTAGACAAACTGATTCCAAAACAAGAGTTATAATAACTTCTGCTTTCACAGATTTAGATTATTTATTAAAAGCAACTGAGCTTTATTTAGTAAAATATATAGTAAAACCTATCACAAATGACAATTTAATGGAAGCTTTAGAAGCATTTATTAAATCTTATGATGAAAATAAAATATATGTTTTAGATGAATCTTGGTTTTTTGATTCTAGTAAATCATTAGTTTCAAATGGTGAGTTTGAGGCTATATTGACAAAAAAAGAGGTTATATTTTTAAAACTTCTAATTACTAAAAATAGAATTATAACTTATGAAGAACTTGAAAATGCTATTTCTGAAGATAGTGTTTTAACACCAAATGCAATGAGACTTTTTATTAAAAACCTTCGAAAAAAACTCCCTGATAATTTTTTAAAGAATATGCAAGGAGTAGGTTATTATTGTAATAATAAAAGTATTTGA
- a CDS encoding glycosyl transferase — protein sequence MEFKKFIKAVGTGPKGNKDLTQEEAQRVVEMILKKKLSEAQIGAFLIAWRTRLETNEELKGCVTALDKFMKKTEIKDSMILGYNFNGRTDNPYLFPLFEDILSDFYKKNSDVRRLNLVICGDFLQPAKDGVTTKDVFINIDKGQFVHYFDRIEYLTELSNLTNLRKELVMRTAFNTVEKLLNPSLSEYGITGVVHKPYVAKYLDIFKDFYKNITIIRGSEGGVEVFKDSKYWQKVNDEIKEFSFSLKDFGIDYKKDYTNISLQECLDIVSKPDESTLKLAKFNIALYLLFSKRVSSLDEAWQRLN from the coding sequence ATGGAATTTAAAAAATTTATAAAAGCAGTTGGAACTGGACCAAAAGGAAATAAAGATTTGACTCAAGAAGAAGCTCAAAGAGTTGTTGAAATGATTTTGAAAAAAAAGTTAAGTGAAGCTCAAATTGGAGCTTTTTTAATTGCTTGGAGAACTAGGCTTGAAACGAATGAAGAGTTAAAAGGTTGTGTAACTGCTCTTGATAAATTTATGAAAAAAACAGAGATAAAAGATTCTATGATTTTAGGGTATAACTTTAATGGAAGAACTGACAATCCATATTTATTTCCATTATTTGAAGATATATTAAGCGATTTTTATAAAAAAAATAGTGATGTAAGAAGGCTAAATCTTGTAATTTGTGGAGATTTTTTGCAACCAGCAAAAGATGGTGTTACAACAAAAGATGTTTTTATCAATATTGACAAAGGTCAATTTGTACACTATTTTGATAGGATAGAATACTTAACTGAGCTTAGTAATTTAACAAATTTGAGAAAAGAGTTAGTAATGAGAACAGCTTTTAACACAGTTGAAAAACTTTTAAATCCTTCTTTAAGTGAGTATGGAATAACAGGAGTTGTACATAAACCTTATGTTGCTAAGTATCTTGATATTTTTAAAGATTTCTATAAAAATATTACAATTATTAGAGGATCTGAAGGTGGAGTTGAAGTTTTTAAAGACTCTAAATATTGGCAAAAAGTTAATGATGAGATAAAAGAGTTTAGCTTTAGTTTAAAAGATTTTGGAATAGATTATAAAAAAGATTATACGAATATTAGTTTACAAGAATGTTTAGATATTGTAAGTAAACCAGATGAAAGTACTTTAAAACTTGCTAAATTCAATATTGCACTTTACTTATTGTTTTCAAAAAGAGTAAGCTCTTTAGATGAAGCTTGGCAAAGATTGAATTAA
- a CDS encoding TRAP transporter large permease, whose product MVIATLFGLLFGLMLVGVPVAVSLGISTLASAFLFTDNDLMGVASHIFDGLNKYTLMAIPMFVLAGSLLARGSAATRIVNFAKSVVGHLPGGLPIAAILASVIFAAISGSSPATVAAIGSVMYGAIKQAGYNNQFAIGTITTAGTLGILIPPSIVFIVYGVSAEQSIAKLFMAGVVPGLMLGAMMMIATYILAVRSGYKGTKRASFAEMFRTFKESVWALLIIVVVIGGIYGGIFTPTEAGAISVVYALFISFFIYKDLKVRDLYKIVLDSAQTSSMIFFIIANAMIFAHFLTDEQIPQTITQMILDANVTPLMFLIIVNILLLVMGQFMEPSSVVMITVPLLLPIGVALGIDPIHLGVIMVVNMEIGMITPPVGLNILVGSGITGLSMGTVTKASIPMTLVLLLGLILVTYIPSISLWLPNLMFGY is encoded by the coding sequence ATGGTTATAGCTACACTTTTTGGTTTACTTTTTGGATTGATGTTAGTAGGAGTTCCAGTTGCTGTATCTCTTGGAATTAGTACACTAGCTTCAGCATTTTTATTTACAGATAATGATTTAATGGGAGTTGCATCTCATATATTTGATGGTTTAAACAAATATACACTTATGGCAATTCCTATGTTCGTTTTAGCTGGTTCATTATTAGCTCGTGGTAGTGCAGCAACTAGAATTGTTAATTTTGCTAAAAGTGTTGTAGGACACTTACCTGGTGGTCTTCCAATTGCTGCTATTTTGGCTTCAGTTATATTTGCTGCTATTAGTGGAAGTTCTCCTGCCACAGTTGCTGCTATTGGTTCTGTTATGTATGGAGCTATTAAACAAGCTGGGTATAACAATCAATTTGCTATTGGTACAATTACAACAGCTGGAACATTAGGTATCCTTATCCCACCATCTATTGTATTTATCGTTTATGGGGTAAGTGCTGAGCAATCAATTGCAAAACTATTTATGGCTGGAGTTGTACCTGGATTAATGCTTGGTGCTATGATGATGATAGCAACTTATATATTAGCTGTAAGAAGTGGATATAAAGGTACTAAAAGAGCAAGTTTTGCTGAAATGTTCAGAACATTTAAAGAGTCTGTTTGGGCTTTATTAATCATTGTTGTGGTTATTGGAGGAATCTATGGTGGTATTTTTACACCAACTGAAGCTGGAGCAATTAGTGTTGTATATGCTTTATTTATTTCTTTCTTTATATATAAAGATTTAAAAGTAAGAGATTTATATAAAATTGTATTAGATTCAGCACAAACAAGTTCAATGATTTTCTTTATTATCGCAAATGCTATGATTTTTGCACACTTCTTAACAGATGAGCAAATTCCACAAACTATCACTCAAATGATACTAGATGCAAATGTTACTCCTTTAATGTTCTTAATTATAGTGAATATTTTACTTCTAGTTATGGGACAATTTATGGAACCTAGTTCAGTTGTTATGATTACTGTTCCTTTATTACTTCCTATTGGAGTTGCTTTAGGAATTGATCCAATACATCTTGGAGTTATTATGGTTGTGAATATGGAAATAGGTATGATTACACCACCAGTTGGACTCAATATCCTTGTTGGTAGTGGTATTACTGGATTATCCATGGGAACAGTTACAAAAGCAAGTATTCCTATGACTTTAGTTTTATTATTAGGACTTATTTTAGTAACATATATACCTTCTATATCTCTATGGCTTCCAAATTTAATGTTTGGATATTAA